From a single Chloroflexota bacterium genomic region:
- a CDS encoding peptide chain release factor-like protein: MKTTSNANGSDIVKRHFTTDVEALRKEVIIEPYRAAGPGGQRKNRKETAIRLTHVPSGITVVASERRSQAMNREVAFERLLKKLSELNRPRKRRVQTRPSASAIRAKEEEKEKRSRKKELRGKIDSSGELN; encoded by the coding sequence GTGAAGACAACCAGCAATGCCAATGGGTCAGATATTGTCAAAAGACATTTCACCACTGATGTGGAGGCTCTGCGGAAAGAGGTGATTATTGAGCCCTATAGGGCTGCTGGACCAGGCGGTCAGAGAAAGAATAGGAAGGAAACGGCTATCCGTTTGACGCACGTCCCTTCCGGTATCACGGTTGTTGCCTCAGAGCGCCGTTCCCAGGCGATGAACCGTGAAGTTGCTTTTGAGAGACTCCTAAAGAAATTATCAGAACTGAATCGGCCCCGAAAACGGCGGGTCCAAACCAGGCCGTCTGCGAGTGCTATCCGGGCCAAGGAAGAAGAAAAGGAGAAGCGATCCCGGAAGAAGGAATTGAGGGGAAAGATAGATAGTTCAGGCGAACTGAATTGA